A region of the Callithrix jacchus isolate 240 chromosome 5, calJac240_pri, whole genome shotgun sequence genome:
ATCTACAATAAAAAGAGTTCTGTATTCTATGctaaatgagaaaactggggcTCCCCGAAAGCCACTGAAAATGGAATGGGAAGTGTGAGAAGCAAGTGAGCAGTGTAATCACCTGACAAGGTAGTAGGTGAGGCCGAACTCAGGCAGTGACTGCCACGCCTGGATGAACCGCAGCTTGGCTTCGACCAGGGGCATCTGGGCCACGTTCTGGTGCGCCTCCAGGATCCGGGCAGCCAGCTGAGCAGAAACAGACATCAACCTCTCCTCACATGCACCGGCTGCTCTGTAATCACCCTGTTAGTTCCCGATCCCCCGTCAGAACAGTACACACAAGGCCTGACTGCAGCTCTAGAAAGACAATCTGTTGTCAtccattcattctctctttctctttctccctccctccctccctccctccctccctccctccctccctccctccttccttccttccttccttccttccttccttccttccttccttccttccttcctttttgagatggaatctcactctgtcaccaaggctggagtacagtgtcgcaatcttggttcactgcaacctctgccttccgggttcaagcgattctcctgcctcagcttcctgagtagctgggactacaggcatgcaccaccaagtctggctaatttttgtattttcagtagagatagggtttcactgtgttggtcaggctagtctcaaattcatgacctcgtgatccacccgccttggcctcgcaaagtgctgagattacaagtgtgagccaccacgcccagccctctcTTTTTCTACAAGATACAACAATCATCAGGAGAAGCAGGAAAAAGATGGCAGCACTGGAGAGCTCTGGGGTCTCTCTTTCTGAGGTCCGTAGAGTGTCCACAGACAATGGTTCTACATGAATCAGCTCATCTGTGCAACTTTTAACCCACACCTATAGAagcataattttaattattaatttgtgAGAACTAAATAATTAAATTCAGTCTGGGAATACCTACATGTTCAGTCAGCAGAACAGTCACCtctaacaaaattaataatttcataACATTATCTAATATTCAGGACATAGTCAAATTTCACCATCAGCTGACTTTTTCATGAGATACTCTTAATCAGATGGAATTAAtctctcccccccccctttttttttgagacagagtcttgctctgtcgcccaggttggagtgcagtggttcagtctcagctcactgctgcctctacctcctgggctcaagcaattctcctgccttagcctcccaagtagttgggattaaaggtcTGCACTATTAcgtccgactaatttttgtatttttagtagagaagggatttcaccatgttggccaggttggtcttgaactcctgatctcaagtgatccacccaccctggcctcccaaattgctgggattacaggcatgagccaccatgcccagccagaaatccttttatttttgtttgtataaaGAATTTACTGCAAACAACTGCCCTAACAAGATTAACAGTACCTGTTTAGATTTGTGTTTTTTTGCACACCGTGGTGACACAAAACATTCTGGGTTCACATCCATTTTTTCGAAACTGGAAGTCAGCTGAGACGCAGAGTTCCTGTTTTTCATCCTCAGAAATGAAAGGATGTTGAGGACCTCTGGCTGGTAGGAGCTGTCTGCCATGGTTTTTCCCTTCGATGCCAACACACAGGCAGCCATCCATTGGGCGTATTGATTCTCCTGCAGCAGACACCAGAAGGCTGAGAAGCAAGCTCAAGTGCAAAGCCCCCTGCTGCTCACAGAGGGAGACTTGGGCTTTCTTCCCCATTACAGTGCAAAACCATCACCTCCCAAGCAAGATGTGAAGGGGCACACATTCTGAGTGGCTGCTCATCACCTAATGTAAACCTGACAGTAGCTTTTGAGTCCTGTGTTGAGTTTCTAGATGCAAAGGAGCTAGAGGATAGGAATGTCAACTTTGATAAATTGCAGGCAGGGAATTTTGCATTTAAAGATGATtcaagggccaggcgcggtggctcatgcctgtaattccagcactttgggagactgagatgggtggattgcttgaggtcaggagtttgagaccagcctggccaacatggtgaaaccctgtctctactgaaaatgcaaaaattagctgtgcatggtgacagatgcctgtaatcccagctactcgtgaagctgaggcaggagaatcctttgaacctgggaagcggaggttgcagtgagctgagattgtcccaatgcacttgagcccaggagacagaacaatatttggtctcaaaaaaaaaaaaaaaaaaaaaggcggggcacagtagctcacacctgcaatcccagtactttgggaggctgaggcaggcggatcatgaggtcaggagatcaagaccatcctggctaatacagtaaaaccttgtctctactaaaaaatataaaaaattagctggatgaggTAGTGCGGGCCTAtactcagctactcgggaggctgaggcagtgagccaagattgcaccactgcactccagcctggtgacagagggagattctgtctaaaaaaaaagatgaaccaaGGACACAATGAAGTGCCATGGAGCACAGATAGGTGAAACCCCAAACGATCAGAGTGCTTTCCTTGATACATATTTCCATTCCTATATCACATCTGATCTctatgagaaaagaaatgatgaaaaaaaaactaGCCTATTTCCTATATTATTTGTACCCTGGCCTATCCTTAGTAAAGACTCTAACTCTAAGGTAGCATTCATGGCCGTTATGGGACCTTAACAAGTCAGTGATGGCTTCTATTGTTGTTTAATGTCTGTGCTCATTTCTGACTTCAGAGAGTGAACAGGAGTGGTCCTCAGAAGTACAGGGGATGCAGTCAAAGAGGGGCAACAGTGGGTGAGGAACATTGAATTCACTgcccctgatatggtttggctctgtgtccccacccaaatctcatgttgaaatgtaattcccagtgctggggagggacctggtagaaagtgattggattatgggggcggATTtaccccttgctgttctcgtgatattgagtgagttctcatgagatctgataagtaaaagtgtgtggcacttcccccttcacaCTCTCCCTCTCTTGTCACaatgtgaagatgtgcttgcttccccttctccttccactaaggttgtaagttttctgaggcctccccagccatgcgtcctgtacagcctgtagaactaggagtcaattaaacctcttttttctcccggtctcaggtagttctttatagcaatgtgagaatggactaatatgtcCCCCTACCCCCATTCACACCCTTCGCCATATAACTTTACAGTTCCTCCCACCAGGGACAGTGAAATTCCCATCCGTTGACTGCAGGCTGAGTCATGTCATctgctttggccaatggaatgtGGGTGGAAGTAACAATGTACCAACTTCAAGGCTAAGCTTTAGGAGCTGCATGTATTGCCATGTGCCCTCTCACACTTCTGCCTTCACCAGAGGAGACCTTCCCCAGGCATTCTGGGACCCAGAATGAATAAAATCAGCTTAATCAGAGGCTCAGTCCAGCTAAACCTGTGTCTCCAAACCCAAATGACCAGCTGACACCATCCTGGATCATCCAGTCCCCAGACTACCTTTCAGCACATCTTTCAGAAAacaatgtttattgtttttatttttttgcgggggaaacagagtcttgttctgccacccaggctggagtgcactggcaccaactcagctcactgcaaactctacatcctgggttcaagtgattctcctgccttagcctcccaagtagctgggattacaggcacctgccatcacagctggctaagttttgtatttttagtaaagacagatttcaccatgttggccaggctggtgtctaatttctgacctcaggtgatcctcccaccttggcctcccaaagtgctgagattacaggtgtgagccactgcatggcCAATGTTCATTGTTGAATGTCATTGCGATTTTGTTACATTGTGATTgtctgttacacagcaatagctgACTGACACAATAGTACTGTAATGTGAAAACATTTTTAGGTTTTGCTCTTATGCTTAGTAAAGGTGAAGTGACTTAACATTTTTGGGGTTTTACTCACATGGTCACATCTCAAATACATTTCATTCATACCATCGGCCACAGGAATTAGTAACTTGATTCCAAATTTTCTCCCTGCTACGTTTACATCTGGCACAACTTCACAGCCTGAAGGATAAAGATCAGGGAAAAAACCGAGTTCTGAAGCATCTGTTAGATAAACATCAGGTGTGTATCTAAAATAAAGACTGAATATAAGCCCCTCAGATTTGGTTTTGAAAAATGGAGGAGTAAGCTGCTAACATTCATTAATGGATAACTAGATGAGACTTAAGAACAATTAACATagacaaagaaaaatacttttacagTTTTCTTAAATCAAAAAGTCAATTTCATTCATCTTTAGGTTAATGTTGGCTCTCCAAACTCATAGAAAAAATTATGACtatgaactttaaaataaatcaaagcagAAGGAATTCTCTGATTGCCACAATAATGAGAGTTGAGTGTGCTGgttaattaaatatttcaattaatCGATAGTTATCAGGACACTCACAGTGACCTTCAGAAATTAGAATAAGCATTAAAGTGACACTAAATTAAATATAACTGTTCTGGAATACAGAAAGCTTTTCAAGATCTTACAGCACCTAATGTCCTATACTCTTGGACATGAATAAACTCTGGacacacagagaaagacagaaCAGCAGAATGcaaataaacatgtttattaGACTGCATTCAAGGCCCATGCTCTGAAGAGCAGCTGCAGCCAGGatgtcatttggaaaaaaaacaatgacccaggtatggtggttcctcTGGAAGTAAACTGCTTCATTGTGTAGGAACCCAGCCTATAATCTGCTACCTGGCttttttatcacccaggctggagagcagtggcgtgatctcagttcactgcaacctctgcctcttgagtttaagtgattctcctacctcattctcccaagtagctgggactacaggcatgtgccaccatacctggctaatttctgtattttcagtagagacagggttccaccatgctggccaggctgatcttgaactcttgacctcagattatccacccaccttggcctcccaaagtgctgggattacaggtttgagccactcaCTGCGTCTGGCCTGCTTCCTGACTTATCATGAGTCACAGCAAGAATGTAGGTAGGGTACTCTTACCTCTAAGATTCAGTTTTTCTACTGGTTCTCCTTGTTCaagttccttatttttaaaataggctaTGGATGTGTCTTTAAAGACAAACCAATACTGTTTGAAAGCTTTTAGTAGTAACTTCTTGGGCCTGCAAATTAAAGGAGAGTAAACATTTAAATCACCATCCAGAAATGTAGAACATACTGCAGATTTCAAGCAGATCAGATGCTCTAGATGCCCTGTCAAACCAAACGCACTTCgttttttcaaaaatgattttcaaattgCTAATTTCTAAACACTAGAAATGAAGTGCTGATATGAGATGTAGATTTTAACACCAAGGCTCCACCTGGGGCCACACTTGGCTCTGCTACTGTCTGCATACGTGACCTGGGAAAGATCCTGCACTCACCTGGGCTGCATGTACTGCCTCTCTGTGCTGGGGACAGCCGTAATCTGGGAACCCAGGGCTTTTGTGAGGATAGAATGAGGTCATTTACATGAAGAGCTTATCACGGTGCCTGACACAACCGAAGTGCTTAACTGTGATGGTGTATGTGAGAAACCTGTGTGAATCTGGTGACATCTGGAATCTCAGCATACTTCTTGCATTTGAAAAAGGTGTCGATATGGACAGCCCGAGCTTCAGGTTATCAGACATACAAGTCAGATATAAACATGAGCAGCATTTTCCATAGTTTCTTCTTGGCTCTTAAGAGAAACTGTAAGAGAATTCTCAGTGAGCCAGGGAAGTCAGCGAATCTACAGCTGGTCAATATAGACTCTACTGTTACTAAAAACTGTTCTGAGGGACGATATCCAACAGTGGTACTAGTATCTGTTGGGGCCAGGAAACCTTATACCGTAGACTACACAAAGTTGGTGGTGCCAATGGTAAGTCTAAAGTTTGGGTCATTCAAAATAGGCAACGCGAGAATGAGCTAGGGGGTAGGACAGAGGTCAGAGataggtagagaaaagaaatacTGGTTCTGTGGAAGCATCCCGGCCTTGGGGGCTGATCCGAATATCTCATGCCAGAGGGGTGGAATTCTGCATCAAGAATGGGAGAAGAGAGGAATCTTGGTGGTAACACCATTCATATGTAGTTcgggccagtttttttttttaacatgtcagTACTAGTCTTTCCTTAGCTAAAAATGTATTATCCTTTccaaaaacataagagaaaaggTGGACATTAAAAAAAGGTATATGCCGGGTACAGtgccataatctcagcactttggaaggctgaagtgagagaactgcctgaggccaggagttcaggaccagcctgggcaacatagcaagatcccacctctacaaaacaagaaaaattagccaggcatggtggtgtgtctatagtcccagctacgtgagaggattgcttaatcctgggcagttgaggctgcagtgagctatgatcacactgagtgacagagtgaggccttgtttctaaaaacaaaataaatgaaattaaaaaaccCAAGAATCCACCCCCAAGTATATTATAGAAGAATATTACATACAAGTtatacaaataaatttgaaaaacattataTGAAGTTAACAttttcaggattaagaaaaaacACTGTATTAAAGTAGTATTTatttgctgggtgcggtggctcacacttgtaatcccagcactttgggaggccatgatggGCAGATcaattgaactcaggagtttgagaccaatctggtcaacatgatgaaaccccgactctactaaaactacaaaaattagccagctgaggtagtgcacgcctgtaatcccagctacccaggaggctgaggcaagaggatcacttgaaccaggaggtggaggctgcagcaagctgagatcaggccacttcagtctgtgtgacagagcaagactccatctcaaaaaaaagagctatCTTAACTATAGCCCTCAACAAGATAAatacaagttttttgtttgtttgtttgtttcttttgagatagagtcttgctctgtcactcaggccagaatgcagtggcatgatcatggctcactgcagcatctgcctctcaggttcaagtgatccttgtgcctcagcctcctgggtagctgggattacaggtgtgccccaccatggccagctaagttttgtatttttattagagttggggtttcaccatgttggccagactggtcttgaactcctgagctcacgcggtctgcccaccttggcctcccaaagttctggtattaaaGGCGTGAGCCTCCATACCCAGGCAGTTCTAAGGAACATATTTAGAAGGTTGTTTATCTAATACTCAGATTCTCCAAAATGAATACTATTTTGAGAATAATAAAGATACAACCTTTATAGGAAGGCTACAGTCACCATTTGGTTTGTGAAGGGCTTGATTTGTCCTCTACAGAGAATGTGGTAACTCGTTTTTTTGTAGAACAATTATGAATactttattaagatatatttgTGGAttcaaagttttactttttttgtatctGACTACAAAATGAGTGAAATGCGGTTACCACCATTTATGCCATGGAAGTAAAATGAATGaccctggctgggcgtggtggctcacgcctgtaatcccagcactttgggaggccgaagtgggtggatcacctgagttcaggagttcaaaaccagcttggccaacatgaaactccctctctataaaaatactaaaattagctgggcatgatggtgggtgcctataatcccaactactcaagaggctaggAGGGAGAATAGCTccttcctgggaggtggaggttacagtgagctgagatcatgccattgcacaccagcctgggtgacagagtgagactctgtctcaaaaaaaaaaaaaaaaaaaaaaagaatgaacctaTTGTTTGTGACCACATCTTAcaatcacagtaaaaaaaaaaaaaacaaaaaccaaaaccacaccTGTAGAAACCTAGTGACAAATATTGTTACCTTTGgatgcttatttttcatttatatctgcTTCATTGTTCATTCTTTCCAAGCCTTTCTTTGCATCCTGTGTTAACAAAAGCAGCTTATGTTTCCTTTAAAGCCACTGCCCCAGTGAAGTGCCAGTTGGTTAAGAAAAGTCAACAAACCATAAAGTGAAATAAGGAACTGATAGGAATTCAAAGAGCCTTGTTTCTTTCATCCTAACACACCCTGGCACCTCGCAGAGGTGGCAGTCCATtctttccatgaaaaaaaaacttctctgcCTTTTTAGCAGTTTCAGGTTGACTTGAGGTGATGGGGGAGTTTATCAGAAGCACTTAAACAGGTAGATAAACTAAGGTGACTACTCTCTGAAAGCTAAGGATCAAAGTTCTAGAGAGAAATGGCTTTTAAACTATACAAGAGCTTTCAAATGGTATCAGAGTACTTAGCCTTCCAGCTGGATCCTCTTAGAATCATGTTTATTATTACTGATGACGGCCAGGTTCATGCCGCCATTCACTGAGCGTGTACTATGAGCCAGGTACCGTGCTTAATGTTTCAGATGCATTATTTCATTGAATCCCCTGACAAACCCGAGAGGAGgcatattctcattttatagattggaaaatggaggctcagagacatAATGTATTGCCCAAAGTCACCTACTGGTGTGTGTGGTAGAGCTAGGATTCAATCCGCTGTCTGTCTGATGGCAAAGCCCACACTTTCACCGTTGAACCATGAACCTGCCTCAGGGACATACAATTTAAACTCCTGCACTCTTTATTTTCAAGGCTTTGTTATGAGTAACTCCTTTTCCCCATTAAAGGTTACTTACCTAAATAATTTGAGATTATCTGCAAGTGTAGGGATATCAGTAATGTCCTCCTAAGAAAAAACAGATAACGTTTCAAAAGCAGGAACTTTGTAAGTGATGCTGACATTCGGCCTGGACTGTCCAATCAGGCAGTCACTTGCTGCAAGTGGctatttaatgaattattttaaattaaattaagtgAAAAACTCAGTTCTTCAGTTACACTCGCCATATTTCCAATAGTTAGCCGGGCGTGGGAGTAAGGAGGGTCGGAAAAAGAACGGGGACCTGTTGAGGTTCCCGAGGTGGCTGGCAAAGTTCTATTTCTTGATTTCGGTGGTGACTTGAGTAACAACTTAATACTAACTTGTTAAGctgtacatgtatgtatttttcacttttctgtttgtgtcatagatgacaaaaataaaaaacaagagatgaaataaatgaaaaaatggatCAAGTACTCCCTGTAACTATCCTTCAAGTTAAGAATCTGAATTAGAAATGAATACTTTTATATGCAAAcaaaagattttataatttttacatcaGAGTGGGGAGCTTCAGCTACACCCAGGTCACTGATTAAACTCTCAAAGTGAACCTGGTTCGAAGTTCATTCTGCAATGTAGGTTGGTACCTACATTTTCCAACTGAAAAGCCTATTGTCAGagtcacataaaaatattaagggaGAAAAGAGATAACTTTTTATTTGTTCTAAGAAGAATTACATGCCTGTTGTATTTATTCAGTGGAGAAAGTAGACAACAGAGAACTCCAAGTTCATGGGCCTTACGTGTTTATAAACGTGAGACAGGGCCCCGCATCTCTACAGAATCTTGGCATTTAGCTTGCATTAAGTATTTGCTCCTGAATGAGATCAATTCCTTATTTTAGGACACTTAATGATAAGAGAACACACCGAATGCAGAAGAATGGAGTAACTCATTCTAATCCACAATTACTGTTTACATTCAGCATGGTGGACCCACCTCTCTGATTCAATGCAATTAATAATTATCCCCATGACCAACGTTAAACAAAAGGGTGGCACCTCGGGAGTGAATTAAATAGGAGAGGCATTTCAGTTATAAAGCTGACATTCACCTTTCATGGATAAGGAGCAAGATATGAcaaaatcatttcatttctttatgttttattggAGGGTTTTTGTTTATCTCCTGAAGTCAAAAGCATTCAGAAACTCTTTACAATGTCCCAGAAAAAAGGCCACGACTTCTGTCAAGCTTGTCTAGTTGAAATGGATGACAAAGTCAATAGAAATAAGGTTTTTATCTGCAAAGAATTTTCTTGGCCGGtcacaggctcatgcctgtaatcctaacactttgggaggctgaggtgggagagtcacttgagccctggatttagagaccagcctggcaacatgacacaacatcgtctctacaaaaaatacaaaaattggccaggcacagtggtgtgtgcctgtagtcccagctactcaggaggctgagatgggaggactgcttgatcccaggaggctgaggctgcagtgagccttgattacactactgcacttcagcttgtctcagaaaaaaaagaaacaattttctcTATTCTAGTCTGGCGGCTGCCCCATGCAATAGACAGGATGGTATTTTCTAGACTTAAGTTGAGGGACCAATTCCACATTCCATGCTAGTGAAGTGGAGCCCTCAGCAGTGGCTCCCTCACACCATGCCAACTTATCCCTAGGAAGAAATACAACACAAAAGTATTATCATtagtagaaatgaaaatatagtcCCTTACAGAGCTAAGCTGAGAAAAGTTAGTTAGTTCTTGCTAGGTTGAAGCTTGTTAGGTAaagagcatctttttttttttttttccaaaatcgGATGACATATTCTCTTACTTCTAATAAATAAAGGTTTATCTATACTTGTCAATCAGTTAGAAGAAAGCCACAATTCTGGGTGATCAGAAAAAGTTCATACCAAAGGGCTGTCTGCTTTTCCACCTTCCAGGGTTACTTCCAGATTAGAAAGTGCTGCTTCTATTTCATCAACCTCGGACTCGCTTGTAAAATCCTGTATTTCAGCAGACAATGACAGCTTGCTAATGTGGTACTAAAATGAAAGCAGAGGTTTTAGAAATGTTACAAACAGAAAtgttataaaacattataaaatgaagccattagccatttttttctttgaggactATTCCCTCAGAATACTGAACATCCCTGAGAGGAGGTCTCCTTCCTATGCACATGCagggaaaatgacattttaaccTGATAATTCTGAGGTTCAGGGTTAGTCATGTTCACAAGTAGTTCTTTCTCATCACTGATTGTGCTTATGGTAGGGAAGAGATAATAATTGCAAGACTAGTGTCTTACAtagcatgtgagtgtgtgtggatTATGAGGAgcgttttaaattaaaaatttgttcttgtctgaagaagaaagcaagataaaaaatacaataaaaaatacaaaaaaatggctccccttattttcagctatttcttcaaagaataatacatgaaaaaaaactaGTATGAAGCATATGAAACTTTAAGCAGAACAAACTTGGTTTGTCACCTTTCAGAGAACAGGTACTGAAGTTCCCATACCTGTAGAGCTGCAAAGATCAacatttcttcctctgtgcaaTCAATTTCTTCTAAGAGAATGGCCCACCTGGCTTGTTCATAGAGTTGGTTTATTCGGACAGCATCATACTAGAGACAAAAACAGAGGTATGTGTGTAATGAGATATATTTATATCctacaatacaaaaattctgaaaaaactGAGGGCATTCTCTGTTAATTAGATGCAAACTTTAGTTCAGAACAAACTTTAGTTCAGGTAGCTGAAAGGAGTATTTCTATTGTGCCACTTCCTCAGCCCTctttcttaaaagttttttttttttttgagacagggtctcaccttgtcaccttggctggagtgcagtgatgcaatcttgggtcactgcaacctccacctcttgggttcatgcaatttttgtgccccagcctcccaagtagctgggactacaggtgtgcaccaccacacctggctaatgtttatattttttgtacagacagggtttcaccatgttgcctaggctggtcttgaactcctgtgctcaaacgatccactcacctcagcctcccaaagtgctgggtttacaggcgtgagccactgtgcctgccctctCCAGCCCATTTTACTTCTATATTCAGAACTAactttctccaaatatttttctatagctgctgctgcttcctcacAACTAAACTTTGATTCTattatcctctttcttttttattactacaTATTGGTAGTAAATAGATAGTAAAAATGGTTTACATaataggagaaacacctaatgtag
Encoded here:
- the FERMT1 gene encoding fermitin family homolog 1 isoform X3; the encoded protein is MLRLRLPNLKMVRLRVSFSAVVFKAVSDICKTLNIRRSEELSLLKPSGDYFKKKKKKDKNNKEPVIEDILNLESSPTASGSPASPGLYSKTMTPVYDPVNGTPASSTMTWFSDSPLTEQNCSILAFSQPPQSPEALADMYQPRSLIDKAKLNAGWLDSSRSLMEQGIHEDEQLLLRFKYYSFFDLNPKYDAVRINQLYEQARWAILLEEIDCTEEEMLIFAALQYHISKLSLSAEIQDFTSESEVDEIEAALSNLEVTLEGGKADSPLEDITDIPTLADNLKLFRPKKLLLKAFKQYWFVFKDTSIAYFKNKELEQGEPVEKLNLRGCEVVPDVNVAGRKFGIKLLIPVADGMNEMYLRCDHENQYAQWMAACVLASKGKTMADSSYQPEVLNILSFLRMKNRNSASQLTSSFEKMDVNPECFVSPRCAKKHKSKQGDYRAAGACEERLMSVSAQLAARILEAHQNVAQMPLVEAKLRFIQAWQSLPEFGLTYYLVRFKGSKKDEILGVSYNRLIKIDAATGIPMTTWRFTNIKQWNVNWETRQVVIEFDQNVSTAFTCLSADCKIVHEYIGGYIFLSTRSKDQNETLDEDLFHKLTGGQD